In Silene latifolia isolate original U9 population chromosome 3, ASM4854445v1, whole genome shotgun sequence, a single window of DNA contains:
- the LOC141648711 gene encoding aspartic proteinase nepenthesin-1-like produces MSVDDPLCFPRLTYEGSCGVDITYSSSQHTVGFVGRDNAYFQEAKTGEVVGFGGFSFGCALKNDGFEFDKNMRDNVIIGIFGLALGPRSFLSQLGTETNGRFSYCLAPDRGLSTMYFGDDAQISGDATREVQTIAMNKMLKYHIYVKGISVNGIRLSIDLSVFEFDPIRNNNGFFVDSAAPYTLIPKSAYNTLKAAVVMYFREKYGWQPLPMPRGEESNLCYATYPSDVQGFPSVIFHFTGIRQEGEINWIMNNNYLFTKINEGFCMTILSLDEPGPSLFGAHQQINFKILFDVVNGLLSFVPQNCQEASL; encoded by the coding sequence ATGAGTGTAGACGATCCATTGTGTTTCCCAAGGTTAACATATGAGGGATCGTGTGGCGTAGATATCACTTATAGTAGTTCACAACATACCGTTGGCTTTGTAGGAAGAGATAACGCTTATTTTCAGGAAGCAAAAACAGGAGAAGTTGTCGGGTTTGGCGGTTTTTCATTCGGGTGTGCACTCAAGAATGACGGGTTCGAATTTGATAAAAACATGCGAGACAATGTTATAATTGGTATATTTGGGCTTGCACTCGGTCCTAGATCGTTCTTATCACAACTTGGTACTGAAACAAATGGTCGATTTTCTTATTGTTTGGCACCTGATCGGGGATTATCGACCATGTATTTTGGTGACGATGCACAAATTAGCGGAGATGCTACTAGAGAAGTTCAAACGATTGCTATGAATAAGATGCTTAAATATCACATATACGTAAAGGGTATTAGTGTCAATGGAATTAGGCTATCAATCGACCTATCCGTATTCGAATTTGATCCAATAAGAAATAACAATGGTTTTTTTGTCGATTCTGCTGCACCTTATACCTTGATACCGAAAAGTGCATATAATACTCTAAAAGCCGCGGTGGTTATGTACTTTAGAGAGAAATATGGTTGGCAACCTTTACCTATGCCTCGCGGCGAAGAGTCTAATCTTTGTTATGCAACATATCCTAGTGATGTTCAGGGATTTCCTTCTGTGATTTTTCATTTCACAGGGATTAGACAAGAGGGAGAAATTAATTGGATTATGAACAATAATTATTTGTTTACAAAAATAAATGAAGGATTTTGTATGACTATATTAAGCCTTGATGAACCAGGCCCTAGCTTGTTTGGAGCTCATCAACAAATTAATTTTAAGATTTTATTTGATGTTGTTAATGGCCTTCTGTCCTTCGTGCCTCAGAATTGTCAAGAAGCTAGTTTATAG
- the LOC141648710 gene encoding aspartic proteinase nepenthesin-1-like — protein MSRVNNYPNGFKSPLILSKLNYFVTKLAFGTGEGLFSPFVLLDTGSEETWVQCEGCDPCFALKGKNFNYKASSTYKRMRVDDPMCNPRLAYEGSCGFDLIFMRSRTIGFVGRDDFYFQDAKTGQFVGYKGLAFGCGLKNVGFPFGKMGLNNVIAGIHGLAPGPRSFLTQLDSQIKGRFSYCLTTGSGISDMFFGDDAQISGDDARKVETISMNKVKRFHLHLNGISVDGTRLPIDPSIFELDPLTYSKGFFIDSGSPYTYLARSAFNPLKDAMVKYFNNNYNWHPLPRRTLFDLCYSSYPSNVQKFPSVIFHFSGIRQEGEIDWIMDKDNMFQVIGNNEGFCMTIFKIEDPGPCLFGAYQQVNFKILYDVANGLLSFVPQRCHETTL, from the coding sequence ATGTCAAGGGTGAACAATTACCCCAATGGTTTCAAGTCCCCATTGATTTTGTCGAAATTAAATTATTTTGTTACTAAACTCGCATTTGGGACGGGCGAGGGACTTTTTTCTCCTTTTGTGCTCCTTGACACCGGTTCTGAAGAGACTTGGGTTCAATGTGAAGGTTGCGACCCTTGTTTTGCATTAAAAGGCAAAAATTTTAACTACAAGGCGTCTAGTACTTATAAGCGAATGAGGGTAGACGATCCAATGTGTAACCCACGGTTAGCCTACGAGGGTTCGTGTGGCTTTGATCTCATTTTTATGAGATCACGTACAATTGGCTTTGTAGGAAGAGACGATTTTTATTTTCAAGACGCAAAAACAGGACAATTTGTCGGGTACAAAGGTTTGGCATTCGGGTGTGGACTTAAAAATGTAGGGTTTCCATTTGGTAAAATGGGCCTTAATAATGTTATAGCTGGTATACATGGTCTTGCACCTGGACCTCGATCGTTCTTAACACAACTCGATTCTCAAATAAAAGGCCGGTTTTCTTATTGTCTGACAACTGGCTCGGGTATTTCAGACATGTTCTTCGGTGATGATGCCCAAATTAGTGGCGATGATGCTAGGAAAGTTGAAACGATTTCTATGAATAAAGTGAAGAGATTTCATTTGCATTTGAATGGTATATCTGTAGATGGTACACGACTCCCAATCGACCCATCTATCTTTGAATTAGATCCATTAACGTATAGCAAGGGATTTTTCATCGACTCTGGTTCACCTTACACATACTTAGCAAGAAGCGCGTTTAATCCTCTTAAAGATGCTATGGTCAAATACTTCAACAATAACTATAATTGGCACCCTTTGCCTCGCCGCACATTGTTTGATCTTTGTTACTCATCGTATCCTAGTAATGTTCAAAAATTTCCTTCCGTGATTTTCCATTTTTCGGGAATTAGGCAAGAAGGAGAAATCGATTGGATTATGGATAAAGATAATATGTTTCAAGTGATAGGCAATAATGAAGGATTTTGCATGACTATATTTAAAATTGAAGACCCAGGGCCGTGTCTTTTCGGAGCGTATCAACAAGTAAACTTTAAGATTTTATATGATGTTGCTAATGGTCTTCTGTCCTTCGTGCCTCAAAGGTGTCATGAAACTACCTTGTAG